A stretch of the Papaver somniferum cultivar HN1 chromosome 6, ASM357369v1, whole genome shotgun sequence genome encodes the following:
- the LOC113287389 gene encoding uncharacterized protein LOC113287389 isoform X1 has protein sequence MFTKTQTWKGSWSLIATIGSLIAIVSFIYLYSFPLSPSSLAFFSARQVQDSCNPINGSTGGTNPQPVLNLDTRFPADSHKAVVYRGAPWKSEIGRWLSGCDSITEPVSIVETIGGKACKSDCSGQGICNQELGECRCFHGFSGEGCTEKLEMKCNRTGTPEFPYGSWIVSICPTYCDTTRAMCFCGEGTKYPNRPVAETCGFQVNEPSEPGGANWTDWAKADLDNILTTNSSKPGWCNVDPKEAYANTVKFKEECDCKYDGISGRFCEIPVLSVCINQCSGHGGCRGGFCQCKDGWYGLDCSIPSVFSSVQEWPQWLRPSTVDIPDNSHLTIALLGIKATVKKKRPLIYVYDLPPEFNSHLIEGRHFKFECVNRIYDDLNATVWTEQLYGSQMALLESMLASPYRTLNGDEADYFFVPVLDSCIITRADDAPHLSMEQYHRFSVALICTLQEHMGLRSSLTLDFYKKAYDHIVEQHPFWNRSSGRDHIWSFSWDEGACYAPKEIWNSMMLAHWGNTNSKHNHSTSAYWLDNWDAIPSSSRGNHPCYDPEKDFVLPAWKRPDPDSLRLKFWTRSLKDRKKLFYFNGNLGPAYEKGRPETTYSMGIRQKLAEEFGSTPDTKGKLGRQHADDVIVTPVRSDHYYKDLSSSIFCGVLPGDGWSGRMEDSVLHGCIPVVIQDGIFLPYENVLNYQSFAVRINEDEIPNLIKILRGFDETELEFMVENVKRIWQRFLYRDSILLEAERQKTTFGHVEDWAVEFLRLTEDDVFSTFIQVLHYKLHHDPWRQKLSYLKKEYGVLKDCLK, from the exons ATGTTCACCAAGACTCAGACATGGAAAGGTTCTTGGTCCTTGATAGCAACTATTGGATCTCTCATAGCAATagtatcatttatttatttgtattcATTTCCGCTGTCACCGTCTTCGTTAGCTTTCTTTAGTGCTCGACAAGTTCAAgactcatgtaatccgattaatGGATCAACTGGAGGAACAAACCCACAACCAGTTCTTAATTTAGATACTAGGTTTCCAGCTGATTCACACAAGGCTGTCGTTTATCGTGGTGCACCATGGAAGTCAGAAATTGGACGCTGGTTAtctggttgtgattcaatcacggAGCCGGTCAGCATTGTTGAG ACAATTGGCGGGAAAGCGTGCAAGAGTGACTGTAGTGGTCAAGGTATTTGTAACCAGGAATTGGGTGAATGCAGGTGCTTTCATGGGTTTTCAG GAGAAGGATGCACGGAGAAACTGGAGATGAAGTGCAACCGTACAGGAACACCAGAGTTTCCTTATGGATCATGGATTGTTTCAATATGCCCAACCTACTGCGATACTACGAGGGCAATGTGCTTCTGTGGAGAAGGAACAAAATATCCAAACCGTCCTGTAGCTGAAACGTGTGGATTTCAAGTAAA CGAACCTTCTGAACCGGGTGGTGCCAATTGGACTGACTGGGCTAAAGCTGATCTCGATAATATTCTTACAACAAACAGTAGCAAACCTGGATGGTGTAATGTGGACCCAAAAGAGGCTTATGCTAACACTGTAAAATTCAAAGAGGAATGTGATTGTAAATATGATGGTATTTCGGGGAGGTTCTGTGAAATACCTGTCTTGTCTGTTTGCATCAACCAGTGCTCTGGCCATGGGGGTTGTCGCGGTGGATTTTGTCAG TGCAAGGATGGCTGGTATGGACTAGACTGCAGTATCCCGTCAGTTTTTTCATCTGTACAAGAGTGGCCTCAATGGCTTCGACCTTCCACGGTTGATATACCTGATAATTCACATCTCACAATAGCTCTTCTTGGCATTAAAGCTACGGTGAAAAAGAAAAGACCCCTAATATATGTTTACGATTTGCCGCCAGAGTTCAATAGTCACCTTATTGAG GGACGGCATTTTAAATTTGAATGTGTAAATAGAATCTATGACGACTTGAACGCAACAGTGTGGACAGAACAATTGTATGGATCTCAG ATGGCACTACTTGAGAGCATGCTCGCTAGCCCTTATCGTACATTAAATGGTGATGAAGCTGATTATTTCTTTGTTCCTGTTCTTGATTCTTGTATTATAACTCGTGCTGATGATGCACCTCACTTGAGTATGGAG CAGTACCATAGATTCTCAGTGGCTCTAATATGTACACTTCAGGAACACATGGGCTTAAGGAGTTCACTTACACTCGACTTCTACAAGAAGGCATATGATCATATTGTTGAACAACATCCTTTCTGGAACCGTTCATCTGGAAGAGACCACATTTGG TCTTTTTCATGGGACGAAGGTGCCTGTTATGCCCCTAAGGAGATATGGAACAGCATGATGCTAGCTCACTGGGGAAACACAAACTCTAAGCATAATCACTCAACAAGTGCATATTGGCTAGACAACTGGGACGCTATTCCTTCTTCTAGTAGAGGCAACCATCCATGCTATGATCCggagaaagattttgtgcttccTGCATGGAAACGGCCTGATCCAGATTCCTTGCGATTAAAATTTTGGACCAG GTCTCTTAAGGATCGTAAGAAACTTTTCTATTTCAATGGAAATCTGGGACCTGCTTACGAAAAAGGCAGGCCTGAAACAAC GTATAGCATGGGTATCAGGCAAAAACTAGCAGAAGAGTTTGGGTCAACCCCAGACACGAAAGGAAAACTTGGGAGACAACATGCAGACGATGTGATTGTTACTCCGGTACGTTCTGATCATTATTACAAGGACTTGTCCAGCTCCATCTTCTGCGGCGTGTTACCTGGAGATGGTTGGAGTGGTCGTATGGAAGATAGCGTTTTGCATGGTTGCATTCCTGTGGTCATTCAG GATGGTATCTTCTTGCCATACGAAAATGTGCTAAACTATCAAAGTTTTGCCGTACGAATAAATGAAGATGAGATTCCAAACCTGATAAAGATTCTTCGG GGATTTGATGAGACAGAGTTGGAATTTATGGTAGAAAATGTTAAAAGGATCTGGCAAAGGTTCTTATACCGCGATTCAATTCTACTTGAGGCTGAGAGACAGAAAACTACTTTTGGTCACGTGGAAGATTGGGCTGTAGAGTTCTTAAGATTAACTGAAGATGATGTGTTCTCCACGTTCATTCAG GTATTGCATTACAAGTTACACCACGATCCTTGGAGACAAAAACTTAGCTATTTAAAGAAAGAGTATGGAGTACTGAAAGATTGTTTGAAGTAA
- the LOC113287389 gene encoding uncharacterized protein LOC113287389 isoform X2, translated as MFTKTQTWKGSWSLIATIGSLIAIVSFIYLYSFPLSPSSLAFFSARQVQDSCNPINGSTGGTNPQPVLNLDTRFPADSHKAVVYRGAPWKSEIGRWLSGCDSITEPVSIVETIGGKACKSDCSGQGICNQELGECRCFHGFSGEGCTEKLEMKCNRTGTPEFPYGSWIVSICPTYCDTTRAMCFCGEGTKYPNRPVAETCGFQVNEPSEPGGANWTDWAKADLDNILTTNSSKPGWCNVDPKEAYANTVKFKEECDCKYDGISGRFCEIPVLSVCINQCSGHGGCRGGFCQCKDGWYGLDCSIPSVFSSVQEWPQWLRPSTVDIPDNSHLTIALLGIKATVKKKRPLIYVYDLPPEFNSHLIEGRHFKFECVNRIYDDLNATVWTEQLYGSQMALLESMLASPYRTLNGDEADYFFVPVLDSCIITRADDAPHLSMEEHMGLRSSLTLDFYKKAYDHIVEQHPFWNRSSGRDHIWSFSWDEGACYAPKEIWNSMMLAHWGNTNSKHNHSTSAYWLDNWDAIPSSSRGNHPCYDPEKDFVLPAWKRPDPDSLRLKFWTRSLKDRKKLFYFNGNLGPAYEKGRPETTYSMGIRQKLAEEFGSTPDTKGKLGRQHADDVIVTPVRSDHYYKDLSSSIFCGVLPGDGWSGRMEDSVLHGCIPVVIQDGIFLPYENVLNYQSFAVRINEDEIPNLIKILRGFDETELEFMVENVKRIWQRFLYRDSILLEAERQKTTFGHVEDWAVEFLRLTEDDVFSTFIQVLHYKLHHDPWRQKLSYLKKEYGVLKDCLK; from the exons ATGTTCACCAAGACTCAGACATGGAAAGGTTCTTGGTCCTTGATAGCAACTATTGGATCTCTCATAGCAATagtatcatttatttatttgtattcATTTCCGCTGTCACCGTCTTCGTTAGCTTTCTTTAGTGCTCGACAAGTTCAAgactcatgtaatccgattaatGGATCAACTGGAGGAACAAACCCACAACCAGTTCTTAATTTAGATACTAGGTTTCCAGCTGATTCACACAAGGCTGTCGTTTATCGTGGTGCACCATGGAAGTCAGAAATTGGACGCTGGTTAtctggttgtgattcaatcacggAGCCGGTCAGCATTGTTGAG ACAATTGGCGGGAAAGCGTGCAAGAGTGACTGTAGTGGTCAAGGTATTTGTAACCAGGAATTGGGTGAATGCAGGTGCTTTCATGGGTTTTCAG GAGAAGGATGCACGGAGAAACTGGAGATGAAGTGCAACCGTACAGGAACACCAGAGTTTCCTTATGGATCATGGATTGTTTCAATATGCCCAACCTACTGCGATACTACGAGGGCAATGTGCTTCTGTGGAGAAGGAACAAAATATCCAAACCGTCCTGTAGCTGAAACGTGTGGATTTCAAGTAAA CGAACCTTCTGAACCGGGTGGTGCCAATTGGACTGACTGGGCTAAAGCTGATCTCGATAATATTCTTACAACAAACAGTAGCAAACCTGGATGGTGTAATGTGGACCCAAAAGAGGCTTATGCTAACACTGTAAAATTCAAAGAGGAATGTGATTGTAAATATGATGGTATTTCGGGGAGGTTCTGTGAAATACCTGTCTTGTCTGTTTGCATCAACCAGTGCTCTGGCCATGGGGGTTGTCGCGGTGGATTTTGTCAG TGCAAGGATGGCTGGTATGGACTAGACTGCAGTATCCCGTCAGTTTTTTCATCTGTACAAGAGTGGCCTCAATGGCTTCGACCTTCCACGGTTGATATACCTGATAATTCACATCTCACAATAGCTCTTCTTGGCATTAAAGCTACGGTGAAAAAGAAAAGACCCCTAATATATGTTTACGATTTGCCGCCAGAGTTCAATAGTCACCTTATTGAG GGACGGCATTTTAAATTTGAATGTGTAAATAGAATCTATGACGACTTGAACGCAACAGTGTGGACAGAACAATTGTATGGATCTCAG ATGGCACTACTTGAGAGCATGCTCGCTAGCCCTTATCGTACATTAAATGGTGATGAAGCTGATTATTTCTTTGTTCCTGTTCTTGATTCTTGTATTATAACTCGTGCTGATGATGCACCTCACTTGAGTATGGAG GAACACATGGGCTTAAGGAGTTCACTTACACTCGACTTCTACAAGAAGGCATATGATCATATTGTTGAACAACATCCTTTCTGGAACCGTTCATCTGGAAGAGACCACATTTGG TCTTTTTCATGGGACGAAGGTGCCTGTTATGCCCCTAAGGAGATATGGAACAGCATGATGCTAGCTCACTGGGGAAACACAAACTCTAAGCATAATCACTCAACAAGTGCATATTGGCTAGACAACTGGGACGCTATTCCTTCTTCTAGTAGAGGCAACCATCCATGCTATGATCCggagaaagattttgtgcttccTGCATGGAAACGGCCTGATCCAGATTCCTTGCGATTAAAATTTTGGACCAG GTCTCTTAAGGATCGTAAGAAACTTTTCTATTTCAATGGAAATCTGGGACCTGCTTACGAAAAAGGCAGGCCTGAAACAAC GTATAGCATGGGTATCAGGCAAAAACTAGCAGAAGAGTTTGGGTCAACCCCAGACACGAAAGGAAAACTTGGGAGACAACATGCAGACGATGTGATTGTTACTCCGGTACGTTCTGATCATTATTACAAGGACTTGTCCAGCTCCATCTTCTGCGGCGTGTTACCTGGAGATGGTTGGAGTGGTCGTATGGAAGATAGCGTTTTGCATGGTTGCATTCCTGTGGTCATTCAG GATGGTATCTTCTTGCCATACGAAAATGTGCTAAACTATCAAAGTTTTGCCGTACGAATAAATGAAGATGAGATTCCAAACCTGATAAAGATTCTTCGG GGATTTGATGAGACAGAGTTGGAATTTATGGTAGAAAATGTTAAAAGGATCTGGCAAAGGTTCTTATACCGCGATTCAATTCTACTTGAGGCTGAGAGACAGAAAACTACTTTTGGTCACGTGGAAGATTGGGCTGTAGAGTTCTTAAGATTAACTGAAGATGATGTGTTCTCCACGTTCATTCAG GTATTGCATTACAAGTTACACCACGATCCTTGGAGACAAAAACTTAGCTATTTAAAGAAAGAGTATGGAGTACTGAAAGATTGTTTGAAGTAA
- the LOC113287391 gene encoding uncharacterized protein LOC113287391 gives MSYSVSSSRYSFQQQLLLQPQLDILSSEDGVFGLDLSCPCLLEQLKNLEMRLDYGNLPVLLLKMPLLISLEYYLLIYLCFSTVPFLLLPSKSQEKKRLFHWFNKIIRVRVEDFIRDFSSIKGGNQPPFKYRCDPCFTLL, from the exons ATGTCTTATTCTGTTTCTTCATCTCGATACTCGTTTCAACAACAGTTGCTATTACAACCACAACTCGATATCCTTTCCTCAGAAGATGGAGTATTTGGATTGGATCTCTCGTGTCCATGTCTGCTGGAGCAGCTAAAGAATTTGGAGATGAGATTGGACTATGGAAATCTGCCGGTGCTTCTACTAAAGATGCCATTGCTGATCTCTTTGGAATATTACTTGCTTATTTATCTATGCTTTTCTACAGTTCCTTTTTTACTTCTTCCGTCAAAAAGCCAGGAGAAGAAGCGGCTGTTTCACTGGTTTAATAAGATCATCAGGGTTCGTGTTGAGGATTTTATCAGGGATTTCTCAA GTATAAAGGGAGGTAACCAGCCACCATTCAAGTATAGGTGTGATCCATGTTTTACACTGCTGTAA